The following is a genomic window from Bufo gargarizans isolate SCDJY-AF-19 chromosome 10, ASM1485885v1, whole genome shotgun sequence.
acactggagcagaggacaggcagtgtggtcatggagtgacactggagcagaggacaggcagtgtggtcatggagtgacactggagcagaggacaggcagtgtggtcatggggacactggagcagaggacaggcagtgtggtcatggggacactggagcagaggacaggcagtgtggtcatggagagacactggagcagaggacaggcagtgtggtcatggagagacactggagcagaggacaggcagtGTGTGTCAACAGGTGGCTGTGCGATGGCCTCCAGCTCCAGAAGCCTATTAGGCCCTGCCAGAAGCATGATACTCAGCAGTACAGGAGTATCACAGTCTGTTATACCCACGATCAGTAGTCTCTGGTGGGTCTAAAATAAAACATCTAAGAAGTTTTACATGAACTTCCCCCCCACCAATAAAAACTCCTAAGAATTAAGCAGCACATTATATGTGGAGCCACAGAGGGATAACTGTTCTACAGGCGCCCATACACCTCCTGTGGCAGGCACTTTGTGTAGACATCTGTGCTTTACTTCTACTGAGGAGCTTTACTGCTCCGGGTGTCAGTATGTGGATCATGGAGTGGTCTGCGGTGTGACGGGCAGTGTACAGACAGGCCATACACCGGCCTCACCTTTCTCCTCatctgactgccctgatgtcTCCTCATCGCTTTTGTTTCTTGCTGCTTCAATCGGATTTTAACCCTCACACCCTCTTTCTGAAGAGATTCCTgttacattaggctactttcacacttgcgttcagtacggatccgtctgcattataatgtttaaaaatttctaagtgtgaaagtagcctcagacggatccgtccagactttcaatgtaaagtcaatgggggacggatccgtttgaagattgagccatagtgtgtcatcttcaaacggatccgtccccattgacttacattgtaagtctggacggatccgcacacctccgcacggccaggcggacacccgaacgctgcaagaggcgttcagctgtccgcctgctgagcggaggccaaacgctgccagactgatgcattctgagcggatccgcatccactcagaatgcattagggcagtacggatgcgttcgggtccgcttgtgagccccttcaaacggagctcacaagcggacacccgaacgctagtgtgaaagtagccttagctgtaggCAAGCATTGAGAGGGTTAAATCCCATTGTACCTAAAATAGACAGGTTTGTCATGAGGAGACCCGAGAAGCAGCAGGAAGGTGAACCAAGCAACACAGATGGTTATTTTCTCTATGCAGTGCGTCCCCTCCTTTCTGATGCCCTAGGCAGGTGCCCTTATGTGCCTTGTAAATACCGCCCTGCTGATCGTACCATAGAAGCTCCGATAGACAGGATCTCTTCCTCAGACTTCACCTTCAGACAGTCCAACAATGTGTCCACACCGCAGCCCGAAATATTGGCCACAATCTGCAAAGGTGAAGCATAAAATCAGATTATGGGATGAACTCCGGATATTCAGCTATATGTGCACACAAAATGCACTGGGCTGTAGGAAATGTTGTCTAGCCACACAagcagcacagagtgtttcaGGGGAGTAGTGTGATGATCCtgtccctgccccccccccccctcatgtaaTCATGTTGTGAGGCTATGTCTGTGTATTAACCCTCTTGTGTTCTGCCCATATTCTGCGGTCCACGGGCTCACTCTGTCACTTACATTTCTGATGAACACAACTTCTTCAGTAGACGTGGCCACCAAACCCGGCATTATGGCTACCCCACTCTCGGCAATAGCTCTGTGGAATAAGCCCTTTGCCAAGGGAGACGCCACCTGGATATAGCAGATACACAGCAGGAGATTAGGAGTTCACTTATCCAATATCAGAACCCAAATATCAGCCTCACCACAACTCACCAGTGCAGAGACGCTGAGTCCCCCCGCAGACTCCCCAAATATAGTCACAGAGTTGGGGTCACCTCCGAAATCTGCAATGTTCTCCTGAACCCACCGAAGAGCTTGAACCTGGTCCAACAAGCCATAGTTCCCAGGAGCTTTATCATCTCCAGTGCTAGGATGAAGAAACACGTAATTCATGTTACCTTTACTGGGGTGATGTGATATATTGGGGCGATATTCACAGCAGATGTGGTGCAAAAAGACCTCAAACCTGGACTCTGAGTCGAGCATTGTGCAAAGCAGGTGTCAGCATGTGGCCTTGTATGTACAAGCATGAAAGTCACAGAAACCGTACTGATTACCTCATGAAGCCGAGCAGCCCCAGCCGGTACTGGATGGATACGACTACAACTTTTTCATAGGCGCTTAATACAGAACCCTCAAACATCATGGATCCCCCCATCACCAGACCTCCTCCGTGTATGAACACCATGACCTGCACAAGCAGAGGAAGCGTCTATTACTGGTCAGAAAAAATGGGATGACTGTGTCCTAAAACTAACATCAACACCATAAGGGAACTGCCATGGGCACGGTGTCAACCCCACAACCAGGAGGTCTGAATTCACCTCTTTATATGCAGGTAAGTACACAAAACACTCACAGGCAGCATCTTCTCCTTCACTCGATCTGCTGGGGTGAAGATGTCCAGATATAGGCAGTCCTCCGACACTTGGGGTATGATGAGCTTTGCTTTAACCGCCTTTGCTATCTGCTCCAACATGTCAACATTCTGTAGACATCTGTAATATATAAAATACGTGCACTTCACGTGACGATACAGTATGAATGTGTGCTGAGCTCTGCCACCAACCTCCACGTCCACTTACATTGGAGCATAGTCTGAGGCCTCCCTCACTGAGCTCCATGCTGTGGGGGGTTCTGGGGCGGCAAATCTCAATGAACCAACTGGAGGTTTGGCGAAGGGGACTCCATAGAAGGTGTGGACAGTCCTGTCTGTTCCCTTTGCAGACGTGGTCTTCCCCCGCAGTTTGCCGTACCGTGTTTCCACTTGAGGTTGGTCATCCGCCTGCGCTAAAGTCACAGAAAGCAGTAGATTACTGCATGCAGAAAGTGCCTGCCTTATAGTACAAACTGCCGGCATCCCCTGCTCATTCAGACTCTGCTCACTGCCGGCTCTGGTGACTTGTTGTGTTTGCACCGGACACAATGTGCCGTCATCTGATGGAGGAAAATCACTGCCCTCCCCTGCACTATAGGAGCTGAGTTTTGGGGGTAGGTGTTCTGTCTTACTGACTGTTTCCAATAACAGCACCCCCGACTGTACATTATCAGCCTGACACCCTCCACTCTACAGGCCTTTATATGTGTATAGTAAAAAGTAGATGGGTCCAGCGTCTGATAAAAGGATATCCTTTATTCGATGCggtaaaatccatacaaaacaagACAGTCGCAAAATAGTCAAATTTTGTAtctcaagttaaaggggttctgcagtttgtttaaacggatgatctatcctctggatagatcatcagcatctgatctgtgggggtctcatACCCGGGACCgctgccggtcagctgtttgaaaaggcagcggcgctccagcagcgcagcggccttctcactgtttaccggaggcccagtgacgtcacgactagtatcaacttgccttggcggggctaagctccattcaagtggagagaacttagccgcgcccaggccagttaatactagtcgtgacgtcactcggccagcggtaaacagtgagaaggcccctgcgctgctggagcgccgctgccttttcaaacagctgaccggcagcggtcccgggtgtcggacccccgcagatcagatgctgatgatctatccagaggatagatcagttaaaacaaactgtagaacccctttaacgatCCTTACTCATGATATAAAATGCCGTCTGTGACTCTCCCATATAAACACACATCCTCCAATCACATGTATAGAAACAACATCACATGATCAGGTGTGGGCGAATCACAAAACACGGAATGACAAATCCAACATgtgcagaaaaacaaaaaaactttacaAATTAATTGATACTGTAAAATCAACTCATGTTTTTTGTTTATTCCTGTGGGGAAGTAACTACCAAGTTCGAACATCCAATATGCCTCTCTACTTAGTAGTTTGCGTCTATGGTCACCCCCCCAACTGGGAGCGTTGCCCTCTCCACACCCTGAATTCTAAAACTTTTTGTATTACCCTTTTGTACAATGGGAAAGTGCAAAGTGGCAGAAGAAACATTGCGTGTTGGATAGTGAGGTCTGTCAGATAATGTCTCCGTATTCTGGATTTAATCTGTTTGGTGGTACATCCTATATATTGCATAGAGCATTCAACACATGTAATTAAATAAACCACAAACTCGGTGTTGCAGttaatatattgttttattttgtgACTTCTGCCATTCTCTGTGGACGTGACTgtttgactaaggcctcatgcacacaaccgttgttcgggtccgcatccgagccgcagtttttgcggctcgggtgcacacccattcacttcaacggggccgcaaaagatgcggacagccctccgtgtgctgtccgcatccgttgcttcgttccgtggcacagcgaaaaaaatataaaatgtcctattcttgtccgttttgcggacaagaataggcatttctacaatggaccgcccaaattgtggaaggcacacgggcggcttctgttttttgcggatctgcggtttgcggaccgcaaaaaaacggaacggtcgtgtgcataaggcctaacggACATATGTTAACATCATGTGCATTTTCTGTGGCCACATTTAGAAACATAGaaccatagaatgtgtcggcagataagacccatgtggcccatctagtctgcccaatatgctgaatactatggatagccccggccctatcttatatgaaggatggccttatgcctatcccatgcatgcttaacctcctccactgtattagcagctaccacttctgcaggaaggctattccatgcatccactcctctctcagtaaagtaatacttcctgatattacttttaaacctttgcccctctaatgtaacactgtgtcctcttgtagcagtttttcttctttcaaatattctctcctcttttcccttgttgattccctttatgtatttagcagtctctctcatctcccctctgtctcgtctttcttccaagctctacatgttaaggtcctttcatctttcctggtaagttttatcctgcaatccatggaccagtttagtagctcttctctgaactctctccaaagtatcagtatccttctggagatatggtctccagtactgcgcacaatactccagatgaggtctcactagtgctctgtagagaggcctgagcgcctccctctgtctactggtaatgcctctccctatacaccccagcattctgctggcatctcctgctgctctatgacatggtctgcctacctttaagtcttctgaaataatgatccctaaatccctttcctcagatactgaggtcaggactgtatcactgattgtatattctgctcttgggtttttacgccccgggtgcattatcttgcacttatcaacattacattttagttgccagatttttgaccattcctctagttttcctaaatccttttccatttggtgtatccctccaggaacatcaaccctgttacaaatctttgtgtcatcagcaaaaagacacaccttaccatcgaggccttctgcaatttcgctgataaagctATTAAACAAtctgggtcccagaacagatccctaaggtaccccactggtaacaagaccctggtctgaatatactccatggactacaaccctctgttgcctgtccctcagccactgcctaatccattcaacaatatgggagtccaagcccaatgactgcactttattgataagccttctatgtgggacagtgtcaaaagccttactaaagtctagataagcgatgtctactgcacctccgccatctattattttagtcacccagtcaaaaaaatcaataagattagtttgacatgatctccctgaagtaaacccatgctgttcttcatctttcaatccatgggattttagatgttccacaatcctgtccttaagtatggtttccattaatttccccactattgatgtcaggcttactggtctatagttgcccgattcctccctactacctttcttgtgaatgggcacaacatttgctaatttccaatcttctgggacgggtcctgttgccagtgattggttaaataaatctgttaatggttttgctagttcaccgctgagctcttttagtagctttgggtgtatcccatcaggcccctgtgacttatttgtattcattttagacagctgacttagaacctctttctctgtaaagacacatgcatcaaaagattcattagtcttccttcctaactgaggtccttctccttcattttcctttgtaaaaactgaacagaagtgtccattgaggcagtcagctagttctttatcttcttccatttaccttccttcttttgtttttaatttggtaattccttgttttagtttccttttttcatttatgtatctgaagaatgccttatcgccttttttcagacttttttttttataattctaaatgctatatttttgtttttaatgattttggccacttctgctgagtaccacagtgctctcttccttttttttgcttttactgacaagcctaatgcaattatctgttgccttcaatagtgccacttttaagtagtcccatttctcctggactccattgaaactgttccagtctgatagggactcgtataccactaatcaaattttagaaaagtcagtttttctaaaatctaaaacttttgtttttgtgtggtgtgactcagtcactgtacttatagtaaaccacactgactggtgatcactagatcctaagctttcccctacagtaatatcagataccaaattcccatttgtgaatactaaacctaaaatggcctccttccgggttggctccttaaCTACTTGCTGTAGCGATAATCCCAGTagagaatttagaatatctgtactcctggcagaactagctattttgattTTCCAGTTttcatcaggaagattaaagtctcccataatgataacttcccctttcaatgtcattttaactatttcctcaactagtacatcatctaattctttgacttggctaggtggtctatatatcacacctacatgagttaccttatgattatcaagctgcaaggtgccccaaactgactccaaattgGTCTCACTAACTTGTATtgaattagattttatgctatctttcacatacagggccacccttccccctttcttgccttctctgtctttcctatatagagagaaccctgatattgttatatcccagtcattactcccattgaaccatgtttCAGTAACAgctactaaatctatattctcagatgccattatagactcaagttcattgatcttattccctaaactgcgagcatttgtagacaagactctgagcttctcatttcttaacctatgtgctactggcatcttctggcattgttccggggggcagtcggactgctggattatgacccttttgcccccctttcctagtttaaatgctccttagtaaatactttgaactgttcactaaggacattcgttcccttgaacGAAAGAttcaaaccatctttcttgtactgttcttttccattccaacgagagtgATTTATAGCTAAATCActgtgaaaggtgcacca
Proteins encoded in this region:
- the LOC122920439 gene encoding fatty acyl-CoA hydrolase precursor, medium chain-like encodes the protein MEALMRVVVLCILALGVLASAQADDQPQVETRYGKLRGKTTSAKGTDRTVHTFYGVPFAKPPVGSLRFAAPEPPTAWSSVREASDYAPICLQNVDMLEQIAKAVKAKLIIPQVSEDCLYLDIFTPADRVKEKMLPVMVFIHGGGLVMGGSMMFEGSVLSAYEKVVVVSIQYRLGLLGFMSTGDDKAPGNYGLLDQVQALRWVQENIADFGGDPNSVTIFGESAGGLSVSALVASPLAKGLFHRAIAESGVAIMPGLVATSTEEVVFIRNIVANISGCGVDTLLDCLKVKSEEEILSIGASMHFMPLPVSIDGAFFPKPVEQILADKEVNPVPFMTGVNNQEFGWNLPSAMNITGLREGMEREMVHEILKNFPIMGLFSGAISLLLDEYVGDETDPAEIRNRFLDLVGDLVFVMPALRMAKCHRDSGHPTYFYEFQHRPSLFADSKPDFVKADHGEELFFVIGGPFLKGDILFTGAFTKEEEDLSRTFMRYWANFARTGDPNGPGLVHWPQYDHDEDFLEIDLEQKASKLLKAAKYEFWTKDLPQKMAEERAEHTEL